The sequence GATCGACATATTCGCGCAGCAACTGATTCTTTTCGCCAGCCGCGCCTCGTTCCAGCGGACCAGAGGGCAACTCCTCAACTCCCTCCGGTTGCAATCTGGCATACACCAGGCTCTGCAGCCAGGGCGTGGTCGAAATTACATGCCGTGCGACGTCGTATCGAAATAGTTCGCGAGCAACGCTCATGCCTTCTGACTCCAGGGTTCACTTTCTGGCGCAGCACAATGCGGTCAACTGAAGCGATGACCGGCGGCGCTCAGGAAGGCGATGGATTTTGCATTTCGTCTTCGGCAATGACCTCAAGGTTGCGCAGGTCGCTCAAGAGCTGGACCAATTCGCTTCGTGCCGAATTCGGATCCACTGCGGCATCCCTGCGAACACGAATGAGTTGCTTTAGAGCGTGGTGAATAACCTCGACTGCTGCAGTCCGTTGACGGGCATCGCCGGCATCGAGCAGGAGAACAACCGCTTCAATCAACTTGATCGTGACATGGTCTATGACCGCCAGCGCATCGGAGCGCGCATCCCCTGGACTCTGCACACTCGACTGTAGCGCGTCCTGCGCCTCGTCCAGCAGCCGGATGCGTATGATGTGCGGGTCGCCCGTCCGACTGAGTACGGCACGGAATGGACGTCGCAGCGCAAAGAGCGACGCGCCCTCGGCCGGAACAAAGCGCACTTGCTGGCTGCGAGCCCCTGGGCGGCGTGACATCAAGAAAGAGCGCAGCAGTGCGCCGCGACAGGGTCAATTCCCTTTCCGTCCCGGGGCTCGCAGAAGCCTTCCGACAGGGCTTATGGCTTAGGGGCAGTCGACCGAAGGAGTATAGTAAGACCATCAAAGCAGCAGGAATTCGAGGCCAGAAATCGCCCCTGTTCGTCTAAGTATATATACGAGCGGAATTCGGGGCTGAACTGAAAAGGCCTTGCGCTTTTAGTGCAGTGCAAAACAATGTGTCGCTGCGCTTCATGAGGAATGGAGGCTCTCGAAATATGGAGTTCAAATTGCTCTATTTTACCTGCCCACGATGCAGCCACTATCCGGTGGCTGCCCGCCCAGGCAGCATCGGCATCTGCCAGAATTGCAAGGAACGCCTTGATGAGAGCGGCAAGTCGCTGGAAGCAAGTATTCAGCAAAAGGTAGCCGCCTACTCTGGACTGATCTGATTGCTGGCGCCGCACCGCGCCCGGCGACGCAAATATTCTTCCAGTTTGCTGGCAAGGAAATCCAGCCTCAGAAAAAAGCAGTCCGCGATTTTGACATTAGAGTTAACTCTAACGTTATAATAAAACCCACTCCTTCACCGGGGAAAGGTCTGGGTAATGAAATCGATTTTGATCACCGGGGCAAGCTCCGGAATTGGCCATCAACTTGCGCTGGAATTTGGAGCGCGAGGCTATGATCTGGCGCTCTGCTCGCGCCGCATGGATGCGCTGCAATCACTGCGCAGTGAAATCAAGGCGCGCCATCCCGAACGTCGCGTAGAAATCTACGCGCTGGACGTAACGGACTACGACGAGTTGCCGCGTCACATTGAAGAAGCAGCTCGAGCCCTCGGAAAGCTGGATATCATCGTTGCCGGCGCTGGGCTTGGCAGCGCCGGACGAGTTGGCGGCGGTAATTTCGCCGCAGATCGCGCCGTCATCGAAGCGAACGTGATCGGCGCAATGGCGACTCTTGATGCCGCTGTCACTTTTTTCCGCCGCCAGGGATTCGGTCAGGCGGTTGCAATATCCTCCGTAGCCGCGTTTCGAGGCCTTCCTGGCAGCGCTTCCTACAGCGCTTCCAAAGCCGCCATCGCCGTCTATGCCGAGGCAATGCGCGCCGAGCTCTATAATTCTCCCATCAAAGTCACCACCCTTTTCCCCGGATACATTGACACGCCACTGAATCGCAAGATCAAGAATCGGCCCTTTTTGGTTTCGGTTGAAAAAGGTTGTCGGATCATCGCTGACCTGATCGAGCGCGAAGTTCAAGAGTCCACGGTCCCGGTCTTTCCCTGGAATATCATGAAGTATATTCTGCGCCTTCTGCCAGTTTCTCGCGTCGCCCGTCTCGGCTGAGTCGCCCGATCGACGAAAGAGGACAGTGCGATGGGTCCGATCTACATCAACTTCTTTGGGCTTTCGATTGTCATCGGCGCCTTGTTCTATCTGCTGGTTTGCGCTTTTGTGTTCCTTTCCATACCGGATCGATCGCGAAGCACCCTGCACCTGGGGCTTGGCTACCTCTACTCCGGATTATTCATACTGGCATTTTTGCCTGCGCACGCCTGGTACGACTCGCATGCCGCATTTCACCGTTGGTTAAGCGTACCCGCCGCGCTGCTTGTTCATCCCCACTATGCGCAGATTTTCTTCCACTTTCCTGACACAAAATACCGGCGAACTGCGTACATCTCTCTGCTTGTCCAGTATGCTGCGGCGCTGGGTCTGAGTGTATTCTTCTACGTAGAAACCTTTCATGCGTCACGAATCTATTCATTTCGCGGGCACCTCTGGGATTTCGACGCCGAAGGTCCTACGCGGCTGGTCGCTCTGCTGGTCGCACTGAATAGCGTCTACCTTATTGTGGTCGGCGGGCGCCATATCGCTGTTCGCAAACAAAAGCGCATCGCGATCGCAGCTATTCTGCTGTGTATGATTTTCGCTGGCGTTGTACCCGCGGCTACAAACATACTGAGTCGCAATGGTACGATCAGTCGCGACGTTCACCAGACTTTTCTGGTATTGATGTCGTTGCTCGGTCTCTTCAGCGCACTCCTGATCTACTTCAACAATACAACTGATCGCACTACATTCATGGGCAAAATCGTAGGCGTCAGCCTGGTGACGTTGATGGTGGTAATGGTCTTCGTGACTTACCATTCCTTCCAGGAGCAAGAAATTGCTTACGATCAGGTGCGCCGCGAGCAAACATCGCGCCTTACTGTAGATCGCGACTATCCAATCGAAGACCTTGAGTATCTTGCCTGTTACGATCTCAATGAGGGGACGTTTCAGGTCCAACGCGGCGAAACTCAGATGCAACAAACGGACCTTGCACGCCGGCACCGGGAATTTGTCGACACTGCTGCGGCGGAGGAAATCGAGAGACTGCCGACTGTCGACTTCCGCCCAGCGATCAGCAAATATGCGCTCTCCCTCCCCCTTGGTCTGACTGTCGCCCGTACAATGATTCAGCAGCATTTGCAAAACGGCCTGCCGTCTGGGGATGCCGATTTAAGATCCCGCATTCTGAATGTCTTTGCCTATCGCCATATCCGCGGCGCGCGTTACTACCGCAGCGCCGGCGACCGACGCTATGTTGTCTTCATGGAATACAGCCCTTCTGGCCGGGTTTACGAGGCCGGGTTTTCGTATGCCGCCTATCGCCAGCAGATCCATCAGACAGGCTTGATCCTGGGGCTGATTTTCCTGGGCGTCGTTCTGGCAGTGCTGGTCGGCTTCCGCTTCTTCTTCCTGGGCAGCCTGGTTCGACCGCTGGATCGATTGCTGGAAGGCGTCCGACAGGTCAACGATGGCAGAATGGACATTGAAGTGCCCGTTGCCGTTTCCGACGAGATCGGATTTTTGACCCGCTCGTTTAACGGAATGGTAGCATCGATCCGCGAGGCGCGAGTGCGATTGCAACAGTATGCCGAAAATCTCGAGAGCAGAGTGCGCGAGCGAACCGCCGAGTTGCAGAACACGTTGACGCGAGTGCAAGAGCTGAAGCACCAGCAAGATGCAGACTACTTTTTAACTTTGCTCCTGATCAAGCCCCTGACTGCCAACGATTCCACCAGCGACACAGTGGACGTTGAATATCTGATGCGTCAGAAAAAGCGCTTCGCTTTTCGAAAGTGGAAGGAGGAGATTGGCGGCGACTTTTGCAGCTCCCACAGCATTCTACTGCGCGGTCGTCCGCACACTGTATTCCTCAATGCCGATGCCATGGGCAAATCTCTACAGGGCGCCGGCGGCGCCCTGGTGCTTGGGGCTGTGTTCGAATCATTGATGGAACGAAGCAAGAACATGCCTGTGCTGAAGGAGCAAACGCCGGAACGCTGGATCAAAAATGCTTTTCAGGAACTACAGGGCGTCTTCGAAAGTTTCGATGGCAGTATGCTTTGCTCCATGGCGCTGGGCGTAATCGATGACGCCAGCGGTTTATTGTACTATGTGAATGTAGAGCACCCTTTTGGAGTGCTCTACCGCAATGGCAAGGCTGGGTTCTTTGAGGACGAAGTCATGTTTCGCAAACTGGGGATCGCTGGTCTGCGCAGCCAATTGCGCGTACTGACGCTGCAACTGATTCCGGGGGACGTACTGATACTCGGTTCCGACGGCCGCGATGATATCGCAATCCAACCCGAGGCGCCCGGAAAACGATACATCAATGAGGATGAGACTCTGTTTCCGCGCGTCGTAGAGGAAGCCGGGGCGCAACTGGACGAAATCGCTCGGCGCCTGCAGGAAATTGGCGAGCTGACGGACGATCTCTCGCTGATGCGTATTGTCTATCGAGCCGAAGCCGCAACAGAGGCAGGCAACATGGACCAGAAGCAAGCCAGTGCCATGCGCAGAGAATCTCTGGTCTTGATCAGCCAGGGAAAAATCGACGAGGCTGAAGAGAATTTGAACAAGGCGCTAGAGCTTGATCCGAATTACCTGCCCGCTCTTCGGTCCATCATTCGACTGCATCTCGATCGCAGAGAATATCAGAGCGCCCTTCGCTTTGTCGAACAACTCATAGCTCAGCAGCCAGGCGACACTCAGATGATTGCGCTGGCCGCGGCGCTATGCAAGCGACTTAAGCGTTACGAAGAAGCTATTGACCATGGCGAACGCGTCCGCTTGCGCGAACCCTGTTTAGTACGTAATTTGATCACGCTGGGCGAGGCCTACGCGGCTGTGGAGAACTATTCGCGGGCTACTAAAATGCTGGATCGTGCGCTGGATCTGGAAAATACAGGAAGCGGCAGTGATCGCGCCCGGAAGCTACATTTAAAGGTGGCCGCAGTAAGCAAGCGCTTGTACTGCCCCTGACTTCGGACGCAGTCGGTTTTAGGCGCATAACCGGACTCTTGACGCTGGTCTCAGGTTGTCGTTGCCGGCGCCTGCTGTACTTGACCAATGCCGCAGCGCCCTCAATATCGATCAAAATGCCAGAATTGGTGTTAGGCGCGCTGCGATGGTGCGGACGATTCCTCTGTGCAATAGGCGTCCTCGTACTTTGTACGCTTTGCGGCGATTCGACTCGATGGCCCGATAATTCAGCTGCGCTCCATCTTGACGACAGCTGGCAATATCGCTGGGGCGACTCGCCGCGAAATGCCGCGAATCAGTTTGCATGGTTGGAGGACAGCAGTCCGACGCACTGGCGCACCCTGCCTGCCGGAATGCAACCGGAGGGTCGCGGCGAACAGGATCACCTCTGGCAACGCGTGCAACTGGGTCACGGGGCGTGGCGTGATCCAACGTTATTCTTGTTCAGCGTAGACTACGCCTTCGAGGCTTATCTCGATGGTCAGCTGATCTATCACTTTGGAAAGATCAGGACCGACGGCAAGGCTGAATTCCCGGGATGGCGCAAGCACTTCATTGCCCTGCCGCCGAATTACCAGGGAAAGTTCATCTATTTGCGAATTTATTCGGACTACCACGATATTGGCGTCTTTGGATCTAGCCTGCTTGGTTCGCGCGCTGAACTGCAGCAGGATATGCTGCAACGAGATTTACATGTACTCCTGCTGTCTATCGTCGCAATGCTCTTTTCGCTCTATCCGATTTTGGTCTTTCTGCGTAACCGCAATGAGTGGGCTTACCTTTTCCTGGGACTATTTTGTGCAGCTATGGGGATAGCCTACTTTCAAGATGCCGGACTTCGCCAGCTAATTTTTGATGCGCCAGCTCTGCTGGTTGTCCTGTCGGCAATTGCCGACATCGTAGCCTGTATTGCGATCCTATCCTTTTTTGCTGCGGTGCTGGGGGGTATTCATCGGCGCATCTTGAGCTACGTACTTATCCCGCATTTCCTTTACGGCGTATTTGCCCTTGCAACAGCCCCATTCGACTTTCCTTTCTTTGCCGACGCCTTTCCCTATTTCAATGTCGTCGAAGCGCTGGATCTTTGTTTGCTGATAGGACTCAGTTTACACGCTGGTCTCGGCGGGAATTCCGATGCGCGAATTCTGACTCTTGGATTTCTTCTGGCGCTTCCGCTTATCTTGCATGATCTGATTGCCGGACCGTTGGCGCCGCGCCTGATGCCCGCCAGCGTAGTCATTCTAATATTGGCGCAAGGCGCCCTCCTGTGGCGACGTCAGCGAGAGACGCAACGTCGCGTTCTGGCATATTCGGCCGAACTTGAATTTAAGAATGCCGAACTATCGCGTCTGGACCGTCTGAAAGATGAGTTTCTGACAAATACATCGCACGAACTCAAGACGCCGTTGAACGGCATCATTGGGCTGGCTGACTCCTTGATGGAAGGGGCGGAAGGGCCGGTGGCTCCAGGTGTGGGCAATAATCTGCAATTGATATCCGCCAGCGGACGACGACTGAACAGCTTAATCAATGATATCCTTGACTTTTCGCGGCTAAAGCAACGTGATATTCTGCTCCACCGCCGTTCCGTTGACCTGCGCGCCGTTGCTGAGCTGTGCGTCCAATTGTGCACTCCCTTGCTCGACGGCCGACCAATCAAACTTGAGAATCAGTGCCCCGACGGATTGCCGCGAGCGCTGGCGGACGAGGATCGATTGCTGCAGATACTTCTGAATCTGCTTGGAAATGCGCTGAAATTCACTGACCTTGGAGTTGTAAGGATAGATGCAGAGATAGCAAATGATGGCATGCTGGAACTTTCGGTCGCGGATACAGGCATCGGAATTTCAGTCGAAAAGCAATTGAGGATTTTTGAGAGCTTCGAGCAGGTCGACGGATCAAGCGCTCGACGGCATGGAGGCGCCGGTCTTGGCCTGGCCATTGCCAATCATCTTGCCGATTTGCATGGCGGCAAGTTGCGAGTGGAGTCGGAACTCGGGCGCGGCAGTCGCTTCACTCTTAGTCTGCCTTGCGCTGTACATGAGGACACGGAAAGCAGCGTCGAATGGGTGCAGCACGGCACGCGCGCCACGGAAACTTCTTCGAGTCTTAATGTCCGAACGCCGGCTACGCCCGAATCAACTTACAGATTGCAAGGTGTGACCAAAGAGGATTGGCAAGCTCACGTCCTGGTAGTGGACGATGAACCGGTCAATGTCCAGGTAATTGCCAACTATTTGAGCGTAATCAAAGTCAGGGTGAGTTCCGCACGCAGTAGCGAGGGGGTCTTCGCCTTACTGAATGCTGATCAGGCGGCGCCTCCGGATCTGCTGCTTCTTGATGTCATGCTGCCAGGGATGAATGGCCTTGAAATTTGCCGAAGGCTTCGACAGCGCTATTCGCTGGCCGAATTGCCGGTGCTGATGCTGACTGCTCGAAGTCAGTCTCAAGATTTGCTCAACGGCTTCGCAGCTGGCGCCAACGACTACCTTCCCAAGCCAGTAGAAAAGGCGCCGTTGCTGGCGCGCGTGAACGCCCTTCTGAACATGAAGCGAGCAGCGCGCGAACAGCGCGAATTGGCTACATTGCAACAGGAGATTCGCCTTGCCACGCAACTGCAGCGCTCGATCTTGCCCGACCCATTACCCGTAGATCCTCGCATCGAAATTCAAGTATTTTATTTGCCTAAACAATCTATAGGAGGCGACTTTTACGATTTCCAGCATCCCGGGGAAGGACGCCTTGGGGTTATTATCGCCGATGTCTGTGGACACGGCATTCCGGCCGCTATTGGCGCCGCGATGCTGAAGATTGCCTTTGGCGGAACTGCCGCCCTGGCCGATCAGCCGGCGGAGGTGCTCAATCAAATTCGGAGCACGCTTGCCAAACGGCTTGCCGGACAGTTTATTACGGCAGCCTACGCTTTCGTGGATTTGCCAGACTCAAGTCTTTCTGTCTCTTTCGCCGGCCATCCGCCGCTGATGCTTCTAAAGGCCGGATCGAAAGAACCATTGCTGCTTAAGCCTCCTGGACCGGTGCTCGCGGAGCTTCCATGGTCGGGGGACTACAACACCCTGCGAACGCCTTTGCATTCAGGCGACAGGATCTTCATGTATACTGATGGGATTACAGAAGCCGGCGGATTGCGAGGCGAGGAATTTGGACGGGAACGCTTGATTGAATTTCTTGTCGAACAGCGCGACCGGCCGCTGCGCCAGTTTGCAGACGATTTGCTGGCGAGGCTGCGCTCATGGAGCGGACAGGATATCTTCGAAGACGACGTGACTTTCGTGGTAATGGACGTTTCAGACTAGAAGCGTCAGCGCTGCAAAGGGCCGACGCTATCGATTTCTCTCGCCAGGCGATGGCTACTCCGTCAGCAAATCAAAAGATTCAAAGTAATTGTTGATATCCGCTGGTATTTCCGGCCCCGAGGCGCGAAAGCCAAGTATGATCATCCGATTGTCAACCAGTACCAGCCGCATCTGTCCGTACTTGCGCTGCCCTTGGTGGAGGGCCAGAAATTCTACCTTTCGCGCCGGATGATTGCGAATTTGAATCTCCTCGCTGCCCTGCAATTCAGCATTGATTTTTTCCAGGGGGGCGCGCTGCGAATCGTCATAGACGAGCTTGATTTCGCGATTGGCGAAATGCGGTTCTATCCGGTAGCACACGGCAAAGTATTCGCGATCATTCTTAGCAGTCAGAAAATACCGGAAGAGGTAGTTATCGCCGCGCTCGGAATGGCTGAGCAGCTGTTTGCTAACTTCCGGCGCCGCGGGCATGGTTATCTTGAATCCACAATCCTCGGCTCTGAATTCGACAGGGGCGCCAGACCCGCAGTCCAAGAATAGCAGACAGCTCGCCAGAACTGGTGCAAAAAGCAAATGTATCCATCGAGTTGATTGCATAGTTATCATCGGTTTACCGGCGTAGCCAGCATTGCAATGACACTTTGCAAATTGTTAGCGCCCCAGTGTTCCACGTATTTGCCATCCCGAACTCTGACAATATCAATCACTTCGATGGTTGTCTTCTTGCCGCTGGCCGGAATTCCCATAAAGGGCCCCAGATGCGTTCCGTGGATGCTCTTTCGTGTTACGACGCGGTCCCCTTCGGCAACTTGATCGTGGATCTCCACCCGCAGATCCGGAAAAGCTGGACGCAGTATCTCAGTGAAAAAGTGCAGCAGACTTTCCGCTCCCCTGGCAGCGCCAGGCGGGGCAGTTTGGTTGATGAAGTCATCGGCCACCAGCGTCTGAAAGCTCTCGACCCTGCCCTCTTCGATCACCTCCAGGTTGAACCGACGAACCAGATTTTTGTTTTGCTCAAGCGAAGAAGTCATCCCATTGCAGCGATCCAGACCGACCTGCAAACGCAAGTGGGATTTCTGAGTCCGAACCGCATTGAGGGTTGTATTTCCGCCGTCGCCTGCCGGCTATTCGGGAAGGAAGGCAAAGAAGGCGCCGTTGTCGTCCGTCCAGCGCAGCGCCCCCCCCGGCTGAAGCTGCAAATATCCGCTTCCTGAACCATAGCGAATGGCCTCCGGCTGGGCCAACAGCACGTAGCCATCATCGGTAATTGCGTATCGCCAGGCGCACGACCGGGTGTGATAGCAGGCGAAGTTTTCTGGACTTTCAAATTGGAATTCAGCCATTCCGTCAGTGCGAAGCAGAATTTCGGCCTGCAACTCGCTGCTGGCGTAGCGCTGATTGAGGGCGACCAAGTGTGTGTCCGGTCGCAGGAACATATCGATACCCCAGATCATCAACGCCATGAGACCATAGGTCCAGCCAAGGGCGACCAGACCGGGTTTCGAGGACTCAATGGCCAAGGCCGCCAGGCCGCTATCGGCAAGCAAAGCGACGCTCGTCCGAAGCGGGCGCCGCGCCTGAATGCCCGGAGACACTGCAGCGGTAATGCACGAAACAAAAAGGCAAATGCTGAGCAGTGAAGCAAGAAGTCTATGCAATGCAGGCAGCCTTCATAGAAACTGTGGAGACGATCGTCCTTTGGTTAGCCCATCAAACCACCAGTTCTTCTTCTCCGTGGCGGGCGACGACGATCTCGCCAGCATCTTCCAGCTTGCGGATGATGTTTACAATCTTTTGCTGGCAGTCCTCGACGTCCTTCAAGCGCACCGGGCCCATAAAGTCCATATCCTCGCGCAGCAACGCCGCGGCGCGTTTGGACATGTTCTTGAATATCTTTTCCTGTACTTCGGCGTCGACGGATTTGAGAGCCTTGGCCAGTTCCTGGTTATCCACTTCACGGAGTACCCGCTGAATCGCGCGGTCGTCGAGCAGTACGATGTCTTCGAAGACGAACATCTTCTTCTTGATCTCTTCGGCCAATTCGGGGTCTTCTTCTTCCAGCGCCTCGATGATCGTCTTTTCCGTTCCGCGGTCGACCAGGTTGAGCACCTCTACGACCGCGTCGATGCCGCCGGCCGAGGTGTAGTCCTCCGAGGCCAGGGTAGATAGCTTGCGTTCCAGCACGCGTTCGACCTCGCGCAACACGTCGGGACTGACTCGCTCCATAGTGGCAATGCGCTTGGCTACGTCGGCCTGAATCTGGTGTGGCAAGCTGGACAGGATCAAGGCCGCCTTTTGCGGTTCCAGATAGCAGAGGATCAGTGCAATGGTCTGCGGGTGCTCGTTTTGAATGAAGTTCAAAAGATGCTGCGGGTCCGTGCGGCGGATAAAATCGAAGGGCCGCACTTGCAGGCTGGAAGTCAGGCGGTTGATGATATCAATCGCCTTCTGCGTGCCCAGCGCTCTTTCCAGCACTTCGCGCGCATAGTCGATACCGCCGTTGGTAATGAACTCCTGTGCCATCATGAGTTCATTGAACTCATGGAGTACGGACTCTTTGTCTTCCGGCGTGATCTTATCGATCCGCGCCATTTCGAAGGTCAAAGTCTCAACTTCGTCCTCGCGCAGATGCTTAAAGATTTCGGCGGCAATTTCCGGTCCCAGCGTGATCAGAAAGATCGCCGCCTTCTGGCGGCCGGATAAGTTCGATTTCTTGGACTGCAGCATGACGCCTTAATGGACGCGACCGGACCTCAAAAAGGAGGCCGCCTGCCACAAAAGCGGCAAGCAAATTCGGCGGGACGTCCCTGGTCTTTAGTTTCGGCGCAATCGCAGCAGCAACGCCGTCTTTTCGGCGCCGCGCCAGAGAAAAAAAAGGCGGCGCCTGAACGACGCCGCCGAGCGACCAGAAAGGGATGTCAATAGGTCCTTATTCTTCAGCCAGCCATGTGCGCAGCAGCTTGGCCACCATGTCCGGCTTTTCTCTCGCAAGGTTCATTGCGTTCTCCAGCATCTCACGGCGCGCCTTTTCATCGACGGAGAGTTCAACCTCGGCGGAACCCTCGTCGGCCACGCGCAGAGCGGCCTCGCGCATCAACTGCTGCTGGGCGGCCAGTTCTTCCTCGCGCAGGCGTCGCCGGCGGGCGATCTCCTTCTTGATGGCGCGATAGAGCAGATAAACCAGCAAGAAGGCGGCCAGCGAGATCGCCGAGACAATCAGCAGCTGACGGATCATGCGCTCGCGGGTTAGTTCGGCGTCTTCGGCCGCAAAGTCGGCGCTGCGGTCTTTCTGCAGGTGGCTGACCTCAATCTGGTCGCCGCGCGAGGACTTGAAAAGCAGCGAGGCCTTCAGCAGGCGCTGCAGCGTTTTCAGTTCTTCCTCGGAGGGCGCCGTATATTCGCGAGTGTACTCCCAGCCGCCGTCCGGCTTCTCGCGCATGCCGGTACGCTTCCAGGTGCCATCGACCGCTACGGCGATCGATCGCGATTGCTCTTCCCAGGGCTGACGGGTGATTTCCCTTTCAATACGATTGAATTCGTGATTGCGGATCGTATCAATGTTGCCGTATTCCGATCGCTGGTAATCCAGATCTCGGT comes from Leptospirales bacterium and encodes:
- a CDS encoding SpoIIE family protein phosphatase, producing MEDSSPTHWRTLPAGMQPEGRGEQDHLWQRVQLGHGAWRDPTLFLFSVDYAFEAYLDGQLIYHFGKIRTDGKAEFPGWRKHFIALPPNYQGKFIYLRIYSDYHDIGVFGSSLLGSRAELQQDMLQRDLHVLLLSIVAMLFSLYPILVFLRNRNEWAYLFLGLFCAAMGIAYFQDAGLRQLIFDAPALLVVLSAIADIVACIAILSFFAAVLGGIHRRILSYVLIPHFLYGVFALATAPFDFPFFADAFPYFNVVEALDLCLLIGLSLHAGLGGNSDARILTLGFLLALPLILHDLIAGPLAPRLMPASVVILILAQGALLWRRQRETQRRVLAYSAELEFKNAELSRLDRLKDEFLTNTSHELKTPLNGIIGLADSLMEGAEGPVAPGVGNNLQLISASGRRLNSLINDILDFSRLKQRDILLHRRSVDLRAVAELCVQLCTPLLDGRPIKLENQCPDGLPRALADEDRLLQILLNLLGNALKFTDLGVVRIDAEIANDGMLELSVADTGIGISVEKQLRIFESFEQVDGSSARRHGGAGLGLAIANHLADLHGGKLRVESELGRGSRFTLSLPCAVHEDTESSVEWVQHGTRATETSSSLNVRTPATPESTYRLQGVTKEDWQAHVLVVDDEPVNVQVIANYLSVIKVRVSSARSSEGVFALLNADQAAPPDLLLLDVMLPGMNGLEICRRLRQRYSLAELPVLMLTARSQSQDLLNGFAAGANDYLPKPVEKAPLLARVNALLNMKRAAREQRELATLQQEIRLATQLQRSILPDPLPVDPRIEIQVFYLPKQSIGGDFYDFQHPGEGRLGVIIADVCGHGIPAAIGAAMLKIAFGGTAALADQPAEVLNQIRSTLAKRLAGQFITAAYAFVDLPDSSLSVSFAGHPPLMLLKAGSKEPLLLKPPGPVLAELPWSGDYNTLRTPLHSGDRIFMYTDGITEAGGLRGEEFGRERLIEFLVEQRDRPLRQFADDLLARLRSWSGQDIFEDDVTFVVMDVSD
- a CDS encoding ester cyclase, translated to MTSSLEQNKNLVRRFNLEVIEEGRVESFQTLVADDFINQTAPPGAARGAESLLHFFTEILRPAFPDLRVEIHDQVAEGDRVVTRKSIHGTHLGPFMGIPASGKKTTIEVIDIVRVRDGKYVEHWGANNLQSVIAMLATPVNR
- a CDS encoding SDR family oxidoreductase, giving the protein MKSILITGASSGIGHQLALEFGARGYDLALCSRRMDALQSLRSEIKARHPERRVEIYALDVTDYDELPRHIEEAARALGKLDIIVAGAGLGSAGRVGGGNFAADRAVIEANVIGAMATLDAAVTFFRRQGFGQAVAISSVAAFRGLPGSASYSASKAAIAVYAEAMRAELYNSPIKVTTLFPGYIDTPLNRKIKNRPFLVSVEKGCRIIADLIEREVQESTVPVFPWNIMKYILRLLPVSRVARLG
- a CDS encoding SpoIIE family protein phosphatase, producing MGPIYINFFGLSIVIGALFYLLVCAFVFLSIPDRSRSTLHLGLGYLYSGLFILAFLPAHAWYDSHAAFHRWLSVPAALLVHPHYAQIFFHFPDTKYRRTAYISLLVQYAAALGLSVFFYVETFHASRIYSFRGHLWDFDAEGPTRLVALLVALNSVYLIVVGGRHIAVRKQKRIAIAAILLCMIFAGVVPAATNILSRNGTISRDVHQTFLVLMSLLGLFSALLIYFNNTTDRTTFMGKIVGVSLVTLMVVMVFVTYHSFQEQEIAYDQVRREQTSRLTVDRDYPIEDLEYLACYDLNEGTFQVQRGETQMQQTDLARRHREFVDTAAAEEIERLPTVDFRPAISKYALSLPLGLTVARTMIQQHLQNGLPSGDADLRSRILNVFAYRHIRGARYYRSAGDRRYVVFMEYSPSGRVYEAGFSYAAYRQQIHQTGLILGLIFLGVVLAVLVGFRFFFLGSLVRPLDRLLEGVRQVNDGRMDIEVPVAVSDEIGFLTRSFNGMVASIREARVRLQQYAENLESRVRERTAELQNTLTRVQELKHQQDADYFLTLLLIKPLTANDSTSDTVDVEYLMRQKKRFAFRKWKEEIGGDFCSSHSILLRGRPHTVFLNADAMGKSLQGAGGALVLGAVFESLMERSKNMPVLKEQTPERWIKNAFQELQGVFESFDGSMLCSMALGVIDDASGLLYYVNVEHPFGVLYRNGKAGFFEDEVMFRKLGIAGLRSQLRVLTLQLIPGDVLILGSDGRDDIAIQPEAPGKRYINEDETLFPRVVEEAGAQLDEIARRLQEIGELTDDLSLMRIVYRAEAATEAGNMDQKQASAMRRESLVLISQGKIDEAEENLNKALELDPNYLPALRSIIRLHLDRREYQSALRFVEQLIAQQPGDTQMIALAAALCKRLKRYEEAIDHGERVRLREPCLVRNLITLGEAYAAVENYSRATKMLDRALDLENTGSGSDRARKLHLKVAAVSKRLYCP
- the fliG gene encoding flagellar motor switch protein FliG gives rise to the protein MQSKKSNLSGRQKAAIFLITLGPEIAAEIFKHLREDEVETLTFEMARIDKITPEDKESVLHEFNELMMAQEFITNGGIDYAREVLERALGTQKAIDIINRLTSSLQVRPFDFIRRTDPQHLLNFIQNEHPQTIALILCYLEPQKAALILSSLPHQIQADVAKRIATMERVSPDVLREVERVLERKLSTLASEDYTSAGGIDAVVEVLNLVDRGTEKTIIEALEEEDPELAEEIKKKMFVFEDIVLLDDRAIQRVLREVDNQELAKALKSVDAEVQEKIFKNMSKRAAALLREDMDFMGPVRLKDVEDCQQKIVNIIRKLEDAGEIVVARHGEEELVV